From a region of the Microbacterium sp. nov. GSS16 genome:
- a CDS encoding glutathione-independent formaldehyde dehydrogenase has protein sequence MKAVVYEGPRQVSTKEVPDAKIERPTDVLVRVTTTNICGSDLHMYEGRTSFEVGRTFGHENMGEVIEVGSGVEKVRVGDRVVLPFNISCGFCKNCERGLTNYCLTTQPDPSLAGAAYGFADMGPYGGGQAELLRVPFGDHNALRLGEDAEERENDYVMLSDIFPTGYHATEMAGVIPGDSVVIAGAGPVGLMAALSAMIKGAAKVMVVDRHPDRLALAEQIGAIAIDDSKVDPVQAVLDETMGLGADRGCECVGYQAHDPQGNEDTTATLNMLINSVRFTGGIGTVGVFVPQDPGAKDELAKQGKAAIDFGTHWFKGQTMGSGQAPVKRYNRRLRDLIAAGKATPSWIVSHEISLDHAADAYKNFDARSKGWTKVLIKPGMSNGKKEN, from the coding sequence ATGAAAGCAGTGGTGTACGAGGGACCCCGTCAGGTCAGCACGAAGGAGGTTCCGGACGCGAAGATCGAGCGACCCACCGATGTCCTGGTCAGGGTGACGACGACGAACATCTGCGGCTCGGACCTCCACATGTACGAGGGGCGGACCTCCTTCGAAGTAGGCCGGACGTTCGGTCACGAGAACATGGGGGAGGTCATCGAAGTCGGTAGTGGCGTCGAGAAGGTCAGGGTCGGAGACCGGGTTGTGCTCCCGTTCAACATCTCGTGCGGATTCTGCAAGAACTGCGAACGCGGCCTCACCAACTACTGCCTCACCACTCAGCCCGACCCATCACTCGCCGGTGCGGCCTATGGGTTCGCCGACATGGGTCCTTATGGCGGTGGCCAAGCGGAGCTGCTCCGCGTGCCCTTCGGTGACCACAACGCGCTGCGCCTGGGCGAGGATGCGGAGGAGAGGGAGAACGATTACGTCATGCTCTCTGACATCTTCCCAACCGGCTACCACGCCACCGAGATGGCCGGCGTGATCCCCGGTGACAGCGTTGTGATCGCTGGGGCGGGTCCGGTCGGACTAATGGCCGCCCTGTCCGCGATGATCAAGGGCGCCGCAAAGGTGATGGTGGTCGATCGCCACCCTGACCGGCTCGCGCTGGCCGAGCAGATCGGTGCGATTGCCATCGATGACTCCAAGGTCGACCCCGTGCAGGCTGTGCTGGACGAGACGATGGGGCTCGGAGCTGACCGAGGTTGCGAATGCGTGGGCTACCAGGCCCACGATCCCCAGGGCAACGAGGACACCACCGCCACGCTGAACATGCTCATCAACTCGGTCCGCTTCACCGGAGGAATCGGCACCGTTGGCGTGTTCGTCCCCCAGGACCCGGGGGCCAAGGACGAATTGGCCAAGCAGGGCAAGGCGGCCATCGACTTCGGCACACACTGGTTCAAGGGTCAGACCATGGGAAGCGGTCAGGCCCCGGTCAAGCGGTACAACCGCCGGCTGCGAGACCTGATCGCGGCCGGCAAGGCGACCCCTTCCTGGATCGTCTCCCACGAGATCTCGCTGGACCACGCCGCCGATGCCTACAAGAACTTCGACGCCAGGTCCAAAGGTTGGACCAAGGTCCTCATCAAGCCCGGCATGTCAAACGGGAAGAAGGAAAACTGA
- a CDS encoding DMT family transporter — protein sequence MNRGRLVGIAAITVTSVLWGTTGTAATFAPGAGPLAIGSAALGIGGLLQAVIAVPALRAERTALCAQRWIVIIGAGAVAVAIYPLAFYSSMHSAGVAVGSVVSLASAPLASGILERVVDRRPLSRWWMLAAALGAIGSTLLCVAKIEDQTGSAFDTVLGIALGLVAGITYATYSWASHRLMSGGISRGASMGAVFGGGGLLLIPVLVLTGASLLDSGQNIAVTAYMALVPMFFGYLLFGYGLTKVSASTATTVTLTEPAIATVLAVLIVGERLTALGWAGLVVIAGVLVILALAPTNAGPISDAAEISRRRSPESAARADKAQTEGGKPAVDA from the coding sequence GTGAACCGGGGGCGTCTGGTCGGAATCGCAGCGATCACGGTCACGTCAGTGCTGTGGGGCACGACCGGAACGGCGGCGACGTTCGCACCCGGTGCGGGTCCTCTCGCGATCGGGTCAGCAGCGTTGGGTATCGGTGGCCTCCTACAGGCGGTGATCGCCGTGCCCGCGCTGCGAGCCGAGCGGACGGCGCTGTGCGCCCAGCGATGGATTGTGATCATCGGCGCGGGCGCGGTCGCGGTCGCGATCTATCCCCTCGCCTTCTATAGCTCCATGCACTCCGCCGGGGTCGCGGTCGGCTCGGTTGTGTCCCTCGCGTCAGCTCCGCTCGCCTCCGGAATCCTGGAGAGGGTTGTGGATCGACGACCACTGAGCCGATGGTGGATGCTCGCCGCGGCGCTGGGAGCGATCGGCAGCACGCTTCTGTGCGTAGCCAAGATCGAGGACCAGACCGGGTCGGCATTCGACACGGTTCTGGGCATTGCGCTCGGTCTGGTAGCCGGCATCACCTACGCCACCTACTCCTGGGCATCGCACCGGCTGATGAGCGGAGGCATCAGCCGAGGAGCATCAATGGGTGCCGTATTCGGCGGTGGTGGCCTTCTCCTCATACCGGTCCTCGTCCTCACCGGCGCCTCGCTTCTCGACTCCGGTCAGAACATCGCCGTCACCGCGTATATGGCGCTCGTCCCGATGTTCTTCGGATACCTGCTGTTCGGATACGGCCTCACCAAAGTGTCAGCAAGCACCGCCACGACCGTCACCCTCACCGAACCCGCTATCGCCACAGTCCTTGCCGTCCTGATCGTCGGTGAGCGTCTCACCGCTCTCGGATGGGCCGGCCTCGTCGTCATCGCGGGTGTGCTGGTCATCTTGGCTCTCGCACCCACCAACGCCGGTCCAATCTCGGATGCCGCCGAGATCAGCCGTCGACGCTCGCCTGAATCAGCCGCCCGGGCGGACAAGGCGCAGACCGAGGGCGGCAAGCCCGCCGTCGACGCGTGA